The Humulus lupulus chromosome 7, drHumLupu1.1, whole genome shotgun sequence region TATGGACCAAAATGTATTCATCTGATCTTTATGTTAGGAGAACTTGTTTGCTCACTATTCTGCTTTATTCTCTTAGATATTGTTCATCCATTAAGGTTTTGAGGATGTTTGCAATATTACTATGAATGTTTTTGAGAACAATATTCAGATTACCATTTCTGATTTGTAACTTGAGATTACACGATCTTTCATAAACTATTTATTGTGTTTGTTGTTTTTCCATTCTTATTTTCTACCAAAACGCGAGGCAGAAATATAGAGACAAGAAAGGGCCCAATGAAATGGGCTTGGGCCATAATTCCAAATGAGTTGGTGGTCAAGGCTCAAGAGGCATGAAATCATATTAGGGAAAATTACactagattataataataataagaattacTATAATAATACCGTTTATACTAATTACACTAATTTATACATATCATaccacttttttttattttaattaaaaagattccattttaatatttgttatgtttaatattattttaaattaaataatattctaATTTGGGGAAGTGAGGGATTTTTTTAGTAAGTTAACATATtgggatattttaattaattgtgtAATTAATGTGTATACTTACCATTCCCAATAAAAATCAATTAACTTTCCTTTTCAGTTAgcttttaaataaaaaacattGCCAATTTTTTTTGCTAAAGAAAAAACTTGCCTTTTCAATATACCCACACACAAAGCAAATGAACTATTTTTATACAAATATATTGGCTCTCTATCAAAATCAAATGGCCATACCCAATTGCTAAGACTTttctattaaaatatatttatgggTTTATATCTTTTTGTACGTTTTGTCTTATTACTtctttggattttgtgttttgacaaattacttttttgaccttatgttttgtaaactaGTTCAAATGGAACCATAAACctgattttggtaaaaaaaataaaaaatcaactgAAATCATAAacaattcaccaaactaacaatttagaacaaaaataaaattattctgcttaaaaaatttattgttatactcaatttttttcatcaaaattgagtttaggggtctatttgaactattttacaaaagagaaatttttatatatacggaacataacaaaaaaaattctGTATTTACGGTATTCCCAATTTCTTACAAATTTACGGTAAAATCTAAGCCCACAAGCCCAGAACCCAATACCACATATACGGTAAATCCCAACCCACAAACCTAACTCATTACAACCGAGCCCATTTTTGTAACATGTTGTCTTAATCCTTGTTTCAGAGATCTTCAAAGAATCCAAAACATCCGAAAACCAGATATTTGAGCTTATAAATTCAAGAAGTCTGGGTAAAATCAGAAATTTTCTTCTGCAATCTACTGTGAAATTTCCGAATTGATGGGTCTACAAAAACAACTACACGACATCTACTACGTGGTAAGTTTCTTTGTTTTTCTATTTTGTTCTTGGAACATGTTGCATCTAGAATAGATAATTAGTTGGAGTTTATACTTTCGAAACTCACTAAGACAATCTAgcaaaaacatatattttaacagAGATCTCCACAGAATCATAGACAAATTTTACCATAGAAACAATTGAAAAACATGGAAACCTTTTATAAAAAAATCTGTTACAATATTATAATGATGTTTCTTAGAATGTCTCCAATTTATTGTAAACATTTATTAATCTTTAAGTTATTTGCCCTTGCTTGTGCATAATTTGGTAGTTTATAACCCATAAAGTGATGAGTTTATATGTTAAATTCTCATTTTACTGGTGGATGTGTTAACGAATAGCTTGTGCAGAATTTGGTAGTTTATAACCCATAAGGTATTTGTCTTTGCTAAATCTTTGATGCTCCTATTTggttttgtaatgaaaatataaagAATCTTTACATATCAacctaattttttctttttattcatttGCAGACATGAATCCAATAACATCTTTGGTATATTATGATGGTCATTGGAATGAAAAATAATGTGTATGAGGATTTCAAAATGCTTGGAGTGTTAATACCATTAGATTGCTCATTTACAACACTAATGAATATCTTGTCTACATAGTTGTCTACCATTCTGTCAATAGAAAATGCAACAATTGAGTACCAGATTGCAGAAACATTGCCTCCATTGAAGATCAATAGTGATAGCTCTATACAATTCTACTTGGAGTGCAAAAGAAATGACAGAACACTCACAAAATACCCTTTGATAGTTTCTGTAACAGATAACAACCAAACAATCACCTGTGGAGCACTTCAAAAGATGAGTTCTACTGTTGCTTCAAGTAGTAATAATatagtaaatgatatttcagacacatcaacattctctataaatgAACCTCAAGAACTACCAAATTTCATTCAATCGGTAGATCAAATTACATATTTGATTTTGGAGAAGGAACAACATGAATCCATTCCTAAACACATCGGAACAGAATCTACAATTATAACTCATGCAATTTCTGATGGAATAAGAGAAAAACAGGTATACAAAAACAAAGAGGTTCTTACAACAACAATTGGTCTTTATGCCATAAAAAAACAATTTCCAATTCAAGGTCCACAAATCTTGCAAAAAAGAATATCAGTTGAAGTGCCTTGATTCAGAATGTACGTGGTCATTTCGTGTTGCAAGATATGAAAAGACAGATATGTTCCAAGTTAGGAAGTTCAATCGTGCCCACACATGTTCCTTGGACATTATTCTTGGAGATCACCGCCAAGCTTCAAGTAGTATGGTTGGGAATGTTGTGAAGAGCAAGTTCACAGATCCAAAAACAAATTATAGACCTAAAGATATAGCTAAGGACATGTTGGACAGATATGGAGTTTCCATGAGTTACCAAAAAGCATGGCGATCTAAGGAAAAAACAGTTAATTTTGTACATGGTTCAAGTCAAGATTCCTACCGAGACATTCCACGATATCTGCACATTTTGAAGCACAAAAATCTAGGTACTGTAACAGATTTGGAAATTGATAGTCTAAACAGATTCAAATATCTTTTTATGGCTATGGGACAATCAATTCTAGGTTGGAAACATTGCATTCTAGtaattgttgttgatggaacaTTCCTAAAAGCTCCATTTGGCGGTACACTTCTCACAGCTTCAACACAAGATGCAAACAGACACATCTTCCCATTGGCTTTTGCTATAACAGATTTTGAAAACAATGATTCATGGGAGTGGTTCTTCAGAAAAATAAAACAATGTTATGGAGAAAGAGAAGAGTTGTGTATAGTTTCATATGGACATGAAAGCATAGAGAATGATATCAAAAATGTCTATCCAAATGTAACTCATGGAGTGTGCTCCTACCATCTTTTTTGCAACATAAAGATAAGGTTTAGAACAGATGCAGAAGCAACCAATATCGCATTTCATGCTGCTGCAAAAGCTTATAACATGGAAGATTTTGAAAAATACATGAAGACATAGCTGAATCCATTAATGCGGTACTAAAAGAAATGAGAGAGCTTCCAGTAACAACATTACTTGAATGCCTTAGAAACTTGATTAAAAATGGAGctacaacaacaaaaaagaagcAGAAGCAACCTTTACAGACTTGCCAAAAAAACAAGAGGAATACTTAAGAAAGAACTTTTTGTCAAGTCATTAAGAATGACTCTAAGTAcaactatttttatttataaataccACTATATTAATATACTTCCTtgttcattatttattatttcattgCAGGTAGAACCAGCTAGCACACTCATTTACAGTGTACACAGTGGTTTAACAACAAACATTATAGACATTGCAAATAAATCATGCACTTGTAACAAGTTTGATTTGGATGAATTACCGTGTGAACATGCCATGGCAGTCATTAGAAAGATGAACCTTCAGTATAAAAAATATTGCTCATATTATTTCACAAAACAAGCCATGTTGAACACCTATAATGCATCAATACATCCATTGGGAGATCCAAAAACATGGAGAGTTCCACCTAATGTTGAGGAAATAGAAGTACTACCTCCAAAGGGAAACAGAAAAAGTGGAAGGCCAAGGAAAAAAAGGTTTGTTTCAGCAAGAGAAGAGTCTTATCAGCTTAAATGTGGAAGGTGTGGAGAGCTTGGGCACAACCGAAAAACCTGCACAAACCAGCCTCTATTgagaacaaaaaaacaaaaaattacttaaagctTATAGATTGAAAATActtattatttgaattttgaaacttTGTATGTTTCAGTACAGTGATTGGAACATTACTTATCACTATTACTTGTGATAAAGCTTTATAGAATTTTATTGAATATATGAAATATTATAAAAACTTAGTAAAAAATTTGCATCAATATATCAGAATTAATGTTAAGGGTGTTATCTGTAAATTTTTGTTACATATTTGTTACAGATATATTACAAGTTTCTAACAGACACTTCCAATATCAAATACATGAgaaataagttttttttattaacttatgTTACAGGTTTGAAACATAAATATTCGATTTTCATTTGTAAGTTTTCAGTCCATTCAAAATGATTAACTTTAAAAGTTTGTAATGATTTGATACCTATTTGAAACTTAAGTTATCGTGACTATTAATAGACGTTAAGTAATGCTAAGCAAAAATTATTGCATAAACTTAGGTTACAAACTTTTAACAGGTGTTACCTAACACatgaaatataaaaaataaagttGTGAACTCAAGTTACAAACTTGAGACACCTCTGTACAACATTCCTCATAAAAAAGAGCTAATAGTGAAATTCATTGATATACCACAGtgttcaaaatattcaaacatgaTACTTGCTGAAAAGTTTACAAAACAAAAACACAAAAGTTATCTTGCCATAAGTGTGTATCATCTTTACAAGATTAAAGTCAAATGTTAACTACTTTGATCCTCTCATACTTCCTTTGCATTAATATTCAACATCTTCTTGCTCATTCTTCCTCTGAACTCCCCATCAGATACATAGCCTTCATCTTCCTTTCTTTTAGCATGGATATATAGCTCAACTGCAATTTTGTTTCTCTGGAAACTAAAATTCAGAGGATTGGGGATATTTTCAATAAGTCAATGTATAAGAAATTCAGCATACTTTATGACAAATATCCCACAATCGctacaaaaacaaacaaaaaaaactcaaaaatcagtAATACATAAATGCATATAAACAAAATCAtgcaataaaaaaataacaataacaaataaaaactacttaCTTGTTACTCTGTTGTGAAACCTCATCATCAAACACAGTGTCCAACGGGTGACACATATCAATGCCTTGAATTCTTGTGCATTTAGATCAATATCTTCCCTTGactcataaaaattatttaaagaaaGAAACAAGGGCAACAAAGTAGAATATGCTTCAACAACTTTCAACACTTTCTTATCCATAACTCTACTCCTCATTGAGTTGTAGTCTTTAAAAAATCTCTGCTTCACTTTGAACTCACCAAGAATCCAATGATTACAGTCAACAACAGTCATATTAATAGGGAATAAAACAAAATCTACTAGCGACCAAGGGGTTTTACAAAGCATTTTATAACCACAAATATACTCAAAAATTACACTGTTCTTCGATATAACAGGTCGATCACAGTCACTTGACAGATACACATCATACAGAGTAGTGATAACTTGATCAAAAGAGTTATCCGTAGTAGTAACTCTAACCTTTATCGACTCACAATACTTGGctttttttttctaaggtaaTAAAAAGCCACATTAATATGCTGAAAAAACAAGAAGCAAACCATAATAAGAATAATGAAAAAAGTACAACTAAACACAACTTAATATTATTAAGGGAAAAAAATACCTCATTGTCCAAATCCCTCCCATCTTTAACTAAATCATAAAACCATATTTTTCTCTCAATCTCAGTTACACAAAACTGAAATGGTTCCttaatgatattattattatcatcaaaTTTCTTATAcctataacaaatataaacatTAAAAAGTGAATTATGTTGTAACAGAAActgaaatacaaaataaataaaaaaacaaataaaatagagAAGCATACTTATTATTTTTTCTCAGTCCCAGAGAAAACCACTTGTTAAAAGAGTCTTGGTCATTTTGATTAGGCATATAAAAAAGATTGTCTCCAAATGCATATCGTCCCACAACCTTCCT contains the following coding sequences:
- the LOC133791392 gene encoding uncharacterized protein LOC133791392 produces the protein MNPITSLLSTILSIENATIEYQIAETLPPLKINSDSSIQFYLECKRNDRTLTKYPLIVSVTDNNQTITCGALQKMSSTVASSSNNIVNDISDTSTFSINEPQELPNFIQSVDQITYLILEKEQHESIPKHIGTESTIITHAISDGIREKQVHKSCKKEYQLKCLDSECTWSFRVARYEKTDMFQVRKFNRAHTCSLDIILGDHRQASSSMVGNVVKSKFTDPKTNYRPKDIAKDMLDRYGVSMSYQKAWRSKEKTVNFVHGSSQDSYRDIPRYLHILKHKNLGTVTDLEIDSLNRFKYLFMAMGQSILGWKHCILVIVVDGTFLKAPFGGTLLTASTQDANRHIFPLAFAITDFENNDSWEWFFRKIKQCYGEREELCIVSYGHESIENDIKNVYPNVTHGVCSYHLFCNIKIRFRTDAEATNIAFHAAAKAYNMEDFEKYMKT